Proteins encoded by one window of Lycium barbarum isolate Lr01 chromosome 11, ASM1917538v2, whole genome shotgun sequence:
- the LOC132617058 gene encoding coatomer subunit alpha-1-like yields MLTKFETKSNRVKGLSFHSQRPWILASLHSGVIQLWDYRMGTLIDRFDEHDGPVRGVHFHKSQPLFVSGGDDYKIKVWNYKLHRCLFTLLGHLDYIRTVQFHHEYPWIVSASDDQTIRIWNWQSRTCISVLTGHNHYVMCASFHPKEDLVVSASLDQTVRVWDIGALRKKTVSPADDILRLSQMNTDFFGGVDAVVKYVLEGHDRGVNWASFHPTLPLIVSGADDRQVKIWRMNDTKAWEVDTLRGHMNNVSCVLFHPRQDIIVSNSEDKSIRVWDATKRTGLQTFRREHDRFWILASHPEMNLLAAGHDSGMIVFKLERERPAFSVSGDSLFYVKDRFLRVYEYSTQKDTQLIPIRRPGSNNVNQGPRTLSYSPTENAVLICSDTDGGSYELYIVPKDSYGRGDTVQDAKRGTGGSAVFVARNRFAVLEKSTNQVLVKNLRNEIVKKSLLPMATDAIFYAGTGNLLCRAEDRVVIFDLQQRIILGDLQTSFIRYVVWSPDMESVALLSKHSIVIADKKLAHRCTLHETIRVKSGAWDDNGVFIYTTLTHIKYCLPNGDCGIVKTLDVPVYITKIYGNTIFCLDRDGKNRPIIIDSTEYVFKLCLFRKRYDQVMSMIRNSELCGQAMISYLQQKGFPEVALHFVKDERTRFNLALESGNIEIALESAKKIDEKDNWYRLGVEALRQGNAGIVEYAYQKMKNFERLSFLYLITGNVEKLSKMMKIAEVKNEVMGQFHDALYLGDVRERVKILENAGHLPLAYITAAVHGLNDTAERLAEELGDNVPSLPKGKEPSLLMPPTPILGGGDWPLLMVTKGIFEGGLDIAGRGGQEEYEEAADADWGESLDIGEVENLQNGDISMVLGDEEGQEGNDDEEGGWDLEDLDLPPDTDTPKATSNARSSVFVTPTPGMPVSQIWVQKSSLAAEHAAAGNFDTAMRLLNRQLGIRNFSPLKPLFIDLHVGSHTHLLAFSSAPVITVAIERGWTESASPNVRGPPALIFDFAQLEEKLKAAYKATTGGKFSDALRLFLSILHTIPLIVVESRQEVDEVKELIVIVKEYVLGLQMELKRKELKDNPVRQQELAAYFTHCNLQLPHLRLALQNAMSICYKAGNLSTAANFARRLLETNPTNESQARTARQVLQAAEKNMRDVSQLNYDFRNPFTVCGATYVPIYRGQKDVTCPYCGTHFVTSQQGELCTVCDLAVVGADASGLLCSASQIR; encoded by the exons GAGATGATTACAAGATTAAGGTTTGGAACTATAAGCTGCATCGGTGCTTGTTTACCCTGCTTGGACATCTTGATTATATCCGAACTGTTCAATTTCACCATGAATATCCATGGATTGTTAGTGCAAGTGACGACCAGACTATTCGGATATGGAACTGGCAGTCTCGTACTTGTATTTCTGTCTTGACTGGCCACAATCATTATGTAATGTGCGCCTCATTTCATCCCAAAGAGGACCTGGTTGTCTCTGCTTCTTTGGATCAGACTGTTCGTGTCTGGGATATTGGTGCCCTAAGAAAGAAAACCGTTTCTCCCGCTGATGATATCTTGCGGTTGAGTCAGATGAATACTGATTTCTTTGGTGGAGTGGATGCTGTGGTGAAGTATGTCTTGGAGGGTCATGATAGAGGGGTTAACTGGGCATCGTTTCATCCTACACTCCCCCTTATAGTTTCTGGTGCAGATGATCGCCAAGTGAAAATTTGGCGTATGAATG ATACAAAGGCTTGGGAGGTGGACACATTGAGAGGCCACATGAACAATGTTTCATGTGTTCTGTTCCATCCAAGGCAAGATATTATTGTTTCAAATTCAGAGGATAAGAGCATTCGAGTGTGGGATGCAACAAAAAGGACTGGTCTTCAGACTTTTCGCAGGGAGCATGACAGGTTTTGGATCCTTGCATCTCATCCTGAGATGAATCTTCTAGCAGCTGGTCATGACAGTGGGATGATAGTATTCAAGTTGGAGAGAGAACGTCCTGCTTTTTCTGTGAGCGGTGATTCTCTGTTTTATGTAAAGGATCGCTTTCTCCGTGTGTATGAGTACTCAACTCAGAAGGACACACAGTTGATACCAATTAGAAGGCCCGGTTCAAACAATGTGAATCAAGGTCCACGAACACTTTCATATAGTCCTACAGAAAATGCTGTCTTGATATGTTCAGACACGGATGGTGGTTCCTATGAACTTTACATTGTACCTAAAGATAGTTATGGTAGGGGTGATACTGTTCAAGATGCAAAGAGAGGTACCGGAGGATCAGCTGTGTTTGTTGCCCGAAACAGGTTTGCGGTGCTTGAGAAGAGCACTAATCAAGTCCTGGTCAAAAATCTCAGGAATGAAATTGTCAAGAAAAGCCTTCTTCCTATGGCTACTGATGCGATATTTTATGCTGGCACTGGAAACTTACTATGTAGGGCAGAGGATAGAGTTGTCATTTTTGATCTCCAGCAGAGAATTATTCTTGGGGATCTTCAGACTTCTTTCATCAGGTATGTTGTTTGGTCACCTGATATGGAAAGTGTCGCTTTGCTTAGCAAGCATTCCATAGTTATAGCTGATAAGAAGCTTGCGCACCGTTGCACCCTTCATGAGACAATTCGTGTCAAGAGCGGTGCCTGGGATGACAATGGGGTATTCATATATACCACACTTACCCACATTAAGTACTGTCTCCCCAATGGGGATTGTGGAATCGTCAAAACCCTAGATGTTCCTGTCTATATTACAAAAATATATGGGAACACTATCTTTTGCTTGGATCGAGATGGCAAAAACCGTCCTATTATTATTGATTCAACTGAATATGTTTTCAAGTTGTGTCTGTTTAGAAAGAGATACGATCAAGTTATGAGTATGATAAGAAACTCAGAGCTCTGTGGTCAGGCCATGATTTCATATTTGCAGCAGAAGGGTTTTCCAGAAGTTGCTCTTCATTTTGTGAAGGATGAGCGCACTCGTTTCAACTTAGCACTTGAAAGTGGGAATATTGAGATAGCTCTTGAATCTGCTAAGAAGATTGATGAAAAAGATAATTGGTATAGGCTTGGCGTGGAAGCCCTTCGGCAGGGCAATGCAGGTATTGTTGAATATGCCTACCAGAAGATGAAGAATTTTGAGAGGCTGTCTTTCCTATATCTAATAACAGGAAACGTGGAAAAGTTATCTAAAATGATGAAAATTGCTGAGGTAAAAAATGAAGTAATGGGTCAATTCCATGATGCCTTGTACCTCGGTGATGTCCGTGAGCGTGTTAAAATTTTGGAAAATGCTGGTCATCTGCCTCTTGCATACATCACAGCTGCAGTCCACGGGCTCAATGATACTGCTGAGCGTCTTGCAGAGGAACTGGGGGATAATGTTCCATCATTGCCAAAGGGGAAGGAACCTTCACTGTTGATGCCCCCAACTCCCATCTTGGGTGGTGGAGACTGGCCCTTGTTGATGGTTACAAAAGGGATATTTGAGGGTGGTTTGGATATTGCAGGCAGGGGAGGGCAAGAGGAATATGAAGAGGCTGCGGATGCAGACTGGGGCGAGTCATTGGACATTGGTGAGGTGGAAAATCTGCAGAATGGGGACATCAGTATGGTGCTTGGTGATGAGGAAGGGCAAGAAGGAAATGATGATGAGGAGGGAGGATGGGATCTTGAGGATCTGGATTTGCCACCTGATACTGACACACCAAAGGCTACTTCCAATGCGCGCTCTTCTGTGTTTGTCACCCCAACACCTGGCATGCCTGTGAGCCAGATTTGGGTCCAAAAATCATCTCTAGCTGCTGAACATGCAGCTGCTGGAAATTTTGACACTGCTATGCGGTTGTTGAACCGACAACTAGGTATTAGGAACTTTTCTCCTTTAAAACCATTGTTTATTGATCTTCATGTGGGAAGCCACACTCATCTGCTTGCCTTCTCCTCGGCGCCGGTCATCACTGTGGCAATTGAGAGAGGCTGGACTGAGTCAGCTAGTCCTAATGTTCGGGGTCCACCTGCTCTTATATTCGATTTTGCTCAGTTGGAGGAAAAACTTAAAGCTGCTTATAAGGCGACAACCGGTGGGAAATTTTCTGATGCCCTTAGACTATTCCTGAGCATCCTTCACACCATTCCGTTGATTGTGGTTGAGTCGAGACAAGAAGTGGATGAGGTCAAGGAGTTGATTGTCATAGTGAAAGAGTATGTTTTGGGTTTGCAGATGGAGCTTAAGAGGAAGGAATTGAAAGATAATCCTGTTCGTCAGCAGGAGCTGGCAGCCTATTTCACTCACTGTAATCTACAGCTTCCTCACTTGAGACTCGCATTACAGAATGCTATGTCTATCTGCTACAAGGCAGGAAATCTTAGCACCGCAGCCAACTTTGCTAGGAGACTCTTGGAGACCAATCCCACCAATGAAAGCCAAGCCAGAACAGCCCGCCAGGTTCTGCAGGCAGCTGAGAAAAATATGCGAGATGTTTCACAGTTGAACTATGATTTCAGAAATCCCTTTACAGTCTGTGGGGCAACATATGTCCCGATATACCGGGGTCAGAAGGATGTCACTTGTCCTTACTGTGGTACACATTTTGTAACATCTCAGCAAGGGGAGCTCTGTACTGTTTGTGATCTTGCAGTTGTTGGAGCTGATGCCTCTGGCTTACTTTGCTCGGCATCACAGATCAGGTGA